Proteins from one bacterium genomic window:
- a CDS encoding branched-chain amino acid ABC transporter permease, with protein MTPHASVATASRSTAVHRARSRPALAATGGVVLLGLLAVPVWFPGTYLMHLWVTFYLFGALATAWDLIGGYAGQLSLGHAAFFAIGAYTSVLLLQHAGLTPLIGGLVGAGLAVAIALGLGYIVFRLRGLFFAMATIAFAQIVYALLLHFQALTQGDNGLAIRFTGDRPLDLMFRSEAPFYYIALALLLVALWATSAVRRSRIGYYLRAIRDDQDAAESIGVSARRAKLWALAVSAALTAAGGTVYAFDIGFINPDSAASLALSIEITIMAIVGGVGTSAGPVIGAGVVVALTQVTNAALGARGGASTALYGLLLIITVLIQPAGLVALWRGRR; from the coding sequence ATGACCCCGCACGCGTCGGTGGCGACGGCCTCGCGATCCACGGCGGTTCACCGCGCCCGGTCCCGGCCGGCGCTGGCAGCGACCGGAGGCGTCGTGCTCCTTGGGCTGTTGGCGGTTCCCGTATGGTTCCCAGGTACGTACCTGATGCACCTGTGGGTAACCTTCTACCTGTTCGGGGCCCTTGCGACTGCGTGGGACCTGATCGGGGGCTATGCCGGCCAGCTGTCCCTCGGGCACGCGGCGTTCTTCGCGATCGGTGCCTACACCTCGGTGCTGCTCCTGCAGCACGCCGGCCTCACACCGCTCATCGGCGGCCTCGTGGGCGCGGGGCTGGCCGTGGCGATCGCATTGGGACTCGGATACATCGTGTTCCGCCTCCGGGGGTTGTTCTTCGCGATGGCGACGATCGCGTTTGCGCAGATCGTCTACGCGCTGCTGCTGCACTTCCAGGCGCTCACCCAGGGTGACAACGGCCTGGCGATCCGGTTCACGGGTGACCGTCCGCTGGATCTCATGTTCCGCTCGGAGGCGCCGTTCTACTACATCGCGCTCGCGCTGCTGCTCGTGGCCCTCTGGGCGACGTCGGCGGTGCGCCGGTCCCGGATCGGATACTACCTGCGGGCGATCCGGGACGATCAGGACGCGGCAGAGTCGATCGGCGTGTCCGCCCGGCGGGCCAAGCTCTGGGCCCTTGCGGTCAGCGCGGCCCTGACCGCGGCCGGCGGCACCGTGTACGCGTTTGACATCGGGTTTATCAACCCCGACAGCGCCGCCTCGCTGGCGCTCTCGATCGAGATCACGATCATGGCCATTGTGGGGGGCGTGGGCACCTCTGCCGGGCCGGTGATCGGCGCAGGGGTGGTCGTCGCGTTGACGCAGGTCACGAACGCCGCGCTGGGCGCCCGGGGCGGGGCGAGCACGGCGTTGTACGGCCTCTTGCTGATCATCACCGTCTTGATTCAGCCTGCCGGCCTGGTTGCTCTCTGGCGGGGCCGCCGCTAA
- a CDS encoding branched-chain amino acid ABC transporter permease, with amino-acid sequence MVIFLQAVANGLLLGGVYGLVSVGLTLIFGVMRIVNFAHGEFLMLGMFAAYWLARLFDLNPYLVVLPAGLLLFLAGVLTQRLLIDRVLGQTDEAQILLTVGLSAFLQGGALFVWGADYRTVVTPLATASLALGSVFLSIPRLIAFGVAMLLAAGLYLLLTQTDLGKAMRAAAENREVAVLLGIDTRGIFLIAFGIGTALVGVAGALMVPVLATFPTVGTLFTLTAFVVVVLGGAGDIVGAMIGGGIIGVTEALIATYVALDLAPVATFLIFLLILLVRPQGLFGTGRV; translated from the coding sequence ATGGTGATCTTCCTGCAGGCCGTTGCCAACGGGCTCCTCCTGGGCGGCGTCTACGGCCTCGTCTCAGTAGGCCTGACTCTAATCTTTGGGGTCATGCGGATCGTCAACTTCGCCCATGGCGAGTTTCTGATGCTCGGCATGTTCGCCGCCTACTGGCTCGCCCGACTCTTTGACCTCAACCCGTATCTGGTGGTGCTCCCGGCGGGCCTCCTTCTCTTTCTTGCCGGTGTCTTGACCCAGCGGCTCCTCATCGACCGGGTCCTGGGGCAGACGGATGAGGCGCAGATTTTGCTGACCGTGGGCCTGTCGGCGTTCCTGCAGGGCGGAGCGCTGTTCGTCTGGGGCGCCGATTACCGGACCGTGGTGACGCCGCTGGCGACAGCGAGTCTCGCGCTGGGATCGGTCTTCCTGTCGATCCCGCGGCTCATCGCGTTCGGCGTCGCCATGCTGTTGGCCGCGGGCCTGTACCTGCTTCTCACGCAGACGGATCTCGGGAAAGCGATGCGGGCCGCGGCCGAAAACCGGGAGGTCGCCGTGCTGCTGGGCATCGATACCCGAGGGATTTTCCTGATCGCGTTCGGGATTGGGACCGCGCTCGTCGGGGTCGCCGGCGCCCTGATGGTGCCGGTCCTCGCCACGTTCCCCACGGTAGGGACGCTCTTTACCCTCACGGCGTTCGTCGTCGTGGTGCTGGGGGGAGCGGGCGATATCGTGGGCGCGATGATCGGAGGAGGCATCATCGGCGTGACTGAGGCCCTGATCGCCACGTACGTCGCGCTGGACCTGGCGCCGGTCGCTACCTTCCTGATCTTTCTTCTCATCCTGCTGGTGCGCCCGCAGGGGTTGTTCGGGACGGGACGCGTATGA
- a CDS encoding ABC transporter substrate-binding protein → MSIALYAPLSGSQADVGAFNKNAVEMAVADVNAAGGIKALSGARLRLVTVDSTSDPATAVSAAQRLVGTTKVTAAVGMGISPLTIPAQPVFERAQVPFLVHSIAPQITTSGYHYTFRMAPTGTQFGETQVAFFKGLNAVYHLGLTRAAVIYENSAYGTSTAEPIKALAKNAGIDLALFTSYPHGLTDASSIVTEIRKANAQVLFPVGYTTDAELIINTMAVQRIHPLIIGGGAGFIWPAMGKDLGSKMDGLTSVASWNWDSTHIKQRPDLWAVVTRYQKQYGTFMPEHAGMAYAEVWAVVEAINTAKSADAAKIQEQLHALDFTHGAMTLMQPGHVKFDATGQNVYAHPVMVQWQGGAPHTVYPAQDASRKVQVSS, encoded by the coding sequence GTGAGCATCGCGCTCTATGCGCCCCTCAGCGGTTCGCAGGCGGACGTCGGCGCGTTTAACAAGAACGCCGTCGAGATGGCGGTGGCGGATGTCAACGCCGCCGGCGGCATCAAGGCCTTGAGCGGCGCGCGGCTGCGGCTCGTGACCGTGGATTCCACGAGCGACCCCGCGACGGCGGTGTCGGCGGCACAGCGCCTCGTCGGCACCACGAAGGTGACGGCGGCCGTGGGGATGGGCATCAGCCCGCTCACGATCCCGGCGCAGCCGGTGTTCGAGCGGGCGCAGGTGCCGTTCCTGGTCCACAGCATCGCCCCGCAGATCACGACGTCCGGTTACCACTACACGTTCCGGATGGCCCCGACCGGCACCCAGTTTGGCGAAACCCAGGTCGCCTTCTTCAAGGGGCTGAACGCCGTGTACCATCTCGGACTGACGCGCGCGGCGGTCATCTATGAGAACTCGGCGTACGGCACGAGCACCGCGGAGCCGATCAAGGCCCTCGCGAAGAACGCAGGAATCGATCTCGCGCTGTTCACGTCATACCCGCACGGCCTCACGGACGCCTCGTCGATCGTGACGGAGATCCGCAAGGCCAACGCCCAGGTGCTGTTCCCGGTCGGGTACACGACCGACGCGGAGCTCATCATCAACACGATGGCCGTTCAGCGCATCCATCCGCTGATCATCGGCGGCGGCGCCGGGTTCATCTGGCCGGCGATGGGGAAGGACCTGGGCAGCAAGATGGACGGCCTGACGAGCGTGGCGTCGTGGAACTGGGACAGCACCCACATCAAGCAGCGCCCCGATCTGTGGGCGGTTGTCACGCGGTACCAGAAGCAGTACGGAACGTTCATGCCCGAGCACGCCGGCATGGCCTATGCCGAGGTGTGGGCGGTGGTGGAGGCGATCAACACGGCGAAGAGCGCCGACGCGGCGAAAATCCAGGAGCAGCTGCACGCGCTCGACTTCACGCACGGCGCGATGACGCTGATGCAGCCGGGGCACGTGAAGTTCGACGCCACGGGCCAGAATGTCTACGCGCATCCGGTGATGGTGCAGTGGCAGGGCGGCGCGCCGCACACGGTCTATCCGGCGCAGGACGCGAGCAGGAAGGTGCAAGTGTCGTCGTAG